A genomic region of Caenorhabditis elegans chromosome V contains the following coding sequences:
- the srbc-59 gene encoding Serpentine Receptor, class BC (Class B-like) (Partially confirmed by transcript evidence), translating to MFDVVTIVAFCALLFSVTTCSLNTYFVLFIFFIKKLKNKSEFSLIYGRFVLDSLYSLSTSAHLSYYFLRVLAPELAVKNLSFFIAWPNFVLGSIRSRLVLLITADRVLASCAPFFYHKNRPKISFIPVAIGYLAYSIFEQYIMFGICDMVIDIPIECNNFGCSVNSCYHNYWKWYEQIMQLCIGTLSVVLCFRLFVWNNCSTVASNKAISRATRISLLDSFMIFAFDFTPIFLMTHFPEVNFRSVGPLSAFCKNLGFVIEAVIIFRVLISNNAVLPASTSRTSRVFLATDFRPEHL from the exons ATGTTTGACGTGGTAACCATCGTCGCATTCTGTGCTCTTCTATTTTCTGTAACCACTTGCTCACTTAACACTTATTTTGTGctctttatatttttcatcaaaaagttgaaaaataaatcggAATTTTCTTTAATATATGGCAGATTTGTACTTGATAGCCTCTACTCATTATCAA CTTCGGCTCATTTGAGCTACTACTTCCTTAGAGTTCTAGCTCCAGAACTTGCTGTCAAAaacctttcatttttcatcgcATGGCCTAATTTTGTCTTGGGAAGTATTCGAAGCCGTCTCGTACTTCTTATCACTGCTGATAGAGTTCTAGCCTCGTGTGCTCCGTTTTTCTACCACAAAAATCGGCCGAAAATCTCATTTATTCCGGTTGCAATAGGGTATTTAGcatattcgatttttgagcaatatATCATGTTTGGGATTTGTGATATGGTGATTGATATTCCAATTGAGTGCAATAATTTCGGGTGTAGTGTGAACTCGTGTTATCACAACTATTGGAAGTGGTATGAACAG atcatGCAACTCTGCATTGGAACCCTGTCGGTGGTTTTGTGCTTTCGCCTATTTGTCTGGAATAATTGCTCGACGGTAGCGAGCAATAAGGCGATTTCAAGG GCCACCCGAATCTCCCTGCTTGACTCCTTTATGATATTCGCATTTGACTTTACCCCAATTTTCCTCATGACACACTTCCCTGAAGTCAATTTTCGGTCTGTTGGGCCTCTGAGTGCATTTTGCAAGAACTTGGGTTTCGTCATCGAAGCTGTGATAATATTTCGAGTTCTTATATCCAACAACGCGGTTTTGCCCGCTTCGACGAGCAGGACGTCTCGGGTTTTTTTAGCAACTGATTTTCGCCCTGAGCATCtataa
- the srbc-60 gene encoding Serpentine Receptor, class BC (Class B-like) (Confirmed by transcript evidence), whose protein sequence is MMHVSAVIVALIALILSLSTFLLNFYIFLAIFIFKKIPKKPEMFLIYARFAIDICYALGNSSNLGYFTLRLLFPEAHVKNLSFFIAWPTFNLGSFRVFLVFFMTSDRVFASFFPIYYHKYRSHCPTATILLLMCAYTVFEQYILFVMCDFTIDVPSSCMHLGCTVSKCYFEYWLWFEQHGYFSIGLLSLLVCFRFFVWNFLKKRNNSISRATKIALLDTFILFTFDLLPSFLFSHFPAINFETVGPLSAVCKNAGFVIESVIICKILLGTRSMVAPSSSNKYTPNREPPI, encoded by the exons ATGATGCACGTTTCTGCCGTTATAGTAGCTTTGATAGCTCTTATTTTATCGCTAAGCActtttttactgaatttttatattttcttggccatatttatctttaaaaaaatcccgaaaaaacctgaaatgtTCCTGATCTACGCCAGATTTGCTATCGACATATGTTATGCACTTGGTA ATTCTTCAAACCTTGGCTATTTCACTCTTCGGTTACTTTTCCCTGAAGCTCATGTGAAAAACCTGTCATTTTTCATAGCCTGGCCCACATTTAACCTGGGAAGTTTTCGGGTTTTTCTAGTGTTTTTCATGACTTCCGACCGAGTTTTTGCATCCTTTTTCCCAATTTATTATCATAAATATCGATCGCATTGCCCTACCGCAACAATTTTATTACTAATGTGCGCCTATACAGTTTTCGAGCAATACATTCTATTTGTGATGTGCGATTTTACAATCGATGTACCAAGTAGTTGTATGCATTTGGGATGTACAGTTAGTAAATGCTATTTTGAGTATTGGTTGTGGTTTGAGCAG catggCTATTTTTCCATTGGACTGTTATCCCTTTTAGTATGcttcagattttttgtatggaattttttgaaaaaacggaACAATTCTATTTCAAGG GCCACCAAAATCGCTTTACTGGACACTTTTATTCTCTTCACTTTTGATCTACTACCCTCCTTTCTCTTTTCTCACTTCCCCGccatcaattttgaaacagtgggCCCGCTGAGCGCAGTTTGCAAGAATGCTGGATTTGTTATTGAGTCGGTGataatctgcaaaattttgctgGGCACGAGGTCCATGGTGGCGCCAAGTTCCAGCAATAAGTACACGCCGAACCGGGAGCCACCGATTTAG
- the srab-16 gene encoding Transposase (Partially confirmed by transcript evidence), which translates to MPAYIYQFSKKQRVERINRVEQKIQVSEDAYFQFIHKQWT; encoded by the exons ATGCCAGCCTACATTTAtcaattctccaaaaaa CAACGCGTCGAACGAATCAACAGAGTGGAGCAGAAAATTCAGGTGTCCGAGGACGCGTATTTTCAGTTTATACATAAACAGTGGACGTGA
- the srab-16 gene encoding Serpentine Receptor, class AB (Class A-like) (Confirmed by transcript evidence): protein MSCDEEILEKIVNSVTLRVVEILMLILSTISIPVLFHMFHRCKNTQLFHFNIRLISAFHCLCLMIHCIARVFQHGADLFLYFSDIPICEKVPSVKRCLATRIPYIFGLFCASYSTVFMVLERTIATKNYKKYENRHKTLGYCFIFGQIFMGTTTTIAIFYKFDFNQGQEFCSGSQSSDPAYMIIPESVAILSNFIAFFQFGKLMRINTKIRVGSSENNLSQKYQIEENLNVVRILRAFTKCDFVFILIYFTMGIPFHLVGKHLDHADYYALFEVIYFVPIYSLIMPAYIYQFSKKQRVERINRVEQKIQVSEDAYFQFIHKQWT, encoded by the exons ATGTCGTGCGAcgaagaaattttagaaaaaatcgtgAATTCTGTAACTCTACGAGTCGTGGAAATTCTCATGCTTATACTATCAACGATATCGATTCCTGtactttttcatatgtttCACAGGTGCAAAAACACCCAGTTATTTCATTTCAATATTCGATTGATTTCTGCATTTCACTGTCTTTGCCTAATGATTCATTGCATTGCAAG agtattCCAGCACGGTGCGGACCTGTTCCTTTACTTCTCAGACATCCCGATTTGCGAAAAAGTACCCAGCGTCAAAAG ATGCCTGGCAACCCGGATTCCCTACATTTTCGGGCTCTTTTGTGCAAGCTACTCCACAGTATTCATGGTTTTGGAGCGGACAATCGCGACAAAGAACTATAAAAAATACGAGAATAGACATAAAACTCTGGGCTATTGCTTTATTTTCGGCCAGATTTTCATGGGAACCACCACGACGATTgcgattttttataaatttgatttcaatcaAGGACAGGAGTTTTGTTCG ggtAGCCAATCTTCCGACCCAGCCTATATGATCATACCAGAATCGGTGGCAATATTGTCAAATTTCATAGCTTTCTTCCAATTTGGCAAACTAATGAGAATCAATACA aaaatccgAGTAGGAAGCTCTGAAAACAACTTGAGCCAAAAGTATCAAAttgaggaaaatttgaatgttgtGAGAATACTCCGTGCGTTCACGAAATGCGATTtcgtatttattttaatttattttaccATGGGAATCCCGTTCCATTTGGTTGGCAAACATTTGGATCATGCAGATTATTATGCACTTTTCGAGG tgatctACTTTGTTCCAATATACTCGCTAATCATGCCAGCCTACATTTAtcaattctccaaaaaa CAACGCGTCGAACGAATCAACAGAGTGGAGCAGAAAATTCAGGTGTCCGAGGACGCGTATTTTCAGTTTATACATAAACAGTGGACGTGA